One Panicum virgatum strain AP13 chromosome 3N, P.virgatum_v5, whole genome shotgun sequence DNA segment encodes these proteins:
- the LOC120667807 gene encoding uncharacterized protein LOC120667807 — translation MDLIAVATATSGIAASIMPGGRTTHSRFKIPIKLSGNTMCSFTKQSGTAELLRKASLIIWDEVARTKRQVVEALDRSLRDIMSCDMPFGGKVMLFGGDIRQVLPVVPRGTRAQIIDATLLRSYIWESVRWIRLTQNMRAQADTWFAYYLLRIGNGIEEAFEGDYMWLPDDILIHNPPEDDSIVILIYQIFGEAEDFL, via the exons ATGGATCTTATTGCTGTTGCTACTGCTACATCTGGTATAGCTGCTTCCATTATGCCTGGTGGGCGCACTACACATTCTCGCTTCAAGATTCCAATAAAACTGAGTGGCAATACTATGTGTAGCTTTACAAAGCAGAGTGGCACAGCAGAGCTGCTTAGAAAGGCATCTCTGATAATATGGGATGAGGTTGCAAGGACTAAGAGGCAAGTAGTTGAGGCTCTTGACAGGTCACTTAGGGATATAATGAGTTGTGATATGCCGTTTGGGGGGAAGGTTATGTTGTTTGGTGGTGACATCAGACAGGTTCTTCCTGTGGTGCCGCGTGGAACAAGAGCTCAGATCATTGATGCAACCTTACTTAGATCATACATATGGGAAAGTGTTCGGTGGATCAGGTTGACCCAGAACATGCGAGCTCAGGCTGATACATGGTTTGCATATTACTTATTGAGGATCGGTAATGGGATCGAGGAAGCATTTGAGGGTGACTACATGTGGCTTCCTGATGACATTTTGATTCACAATCCTCCGGAGGATGATTCCATTGTCATCCTTATATATCAG ATTTTTGGGGAAGCAGAAGATTTTCTTTAG